In one window of Candidatus Izemoplasma sp. DNA:
- a CDS encoding fumarate hydratase — MREVDASQITDIIRKSVIEINYHLDHSLLQLIQKAKSKESNQVASSILDDIIENAKIADTNQAPLCQDTGVVVVFLEIGQDVHIKGNLNNAINQGVREGYEKGYLRKSMVNHPFNRKNTGDNTPAIIHTKLVDGDKITLKMAAKGGGSENMSIVKMLTPAEGLEGIKQLVLDTVFNAGGKPCPPIIVGLGIGGNFEKSALLAKEALLRDLDDHNPDPILHQLEQELLEEINALGVGPMGVGGETTCLAVKANYHPMHIASLPVAINIQCHSSRHKEVII, encoded by the coding sequence ATGCGTGAAGTAGACGCATCCCAAATTACTGATATTATTCGAAAAAGTGTTATCGAAATCAATTATCATCTTGATCATTCGCTTTTGCAGTTAATTCAAAAAGCAAAAAGTAAAGAAAGTAACCAAGTTGCTTCTTCTATTTTAGATGATATTATTGAAAATGCCAAAATTGCTGATACAAATCAAGCACCACTGTGTCAAGATACAGGTGTAGTCGTTGTCTTTTTAGAGATTGGTCAAGATGTTCATATCAAGGGTAATCTAAATAATGCCATTAATCAAGGTGTTCGCGAAGGATATGAGAAAGGGTACTTACGTAAGAGTATGGTGAATCATCCTTTTAACCGGAAAAACACAGGAGATAATACCCCAGCCATTATCCATACGAAGCTTGTTGATGGTGATAAAATCACCTTAAAAATGGCTGCTAAAGGTGGCGGAAGTGAAAATATGAGTATTGTTAAGATGCTTACACCTGCTGAAGGCTTAGAAGGTATTAAGCAATTAGTTCTAGATACAGTATTTAATGCTGGCGGTAAGCCATGTCCTCCAATCATTGTGGGCCTTGGTATTGGAGGTAATTTTGAAAAAAGCGCGCTTTTAGCTAAAGAAGCATTGTTACGTGATTTGGATGATCATAACCCTGATCCTATACTACATCAACTTGAGCAAGAGCTTTTAGAAGAAATCAATGCCTTAGGTGTTGGCCCTATGGGAGTTGGTGGAGAAACAACCTGTTTAGCTGTAAAAGCTAACTATCATCCTATGCATATTGCGTCATTACCTGTGGCAATCAATATACAATGTCACTCATCTCGCCACAAAGAGGTGATCATATGA
- a CDS encoding FumA C-terminus/TtdB family hydratase beta subunit — protein sequence MIHLTPPITDDDIKQLHVGDKVLISGTIYTARDQAHLRLLKEKNPQFNLEGAVIFYVGPTPNKPNQAVGASGPTSSYRMDAMAPELMARGVKLMIGKGDRSEDFRHAMIEHNASYLIATGGAGALLSSRIKNSKIIMYEDLGPEAIRELTVESFPCFVAYDVHGKNIFKGDANA from the coding sequence ATGATTCATTTAACGCCCCCGATAACAGATGATGATATTAAACAACTACATGTTGGTGATAAAGTACTGATTAGCGGGACTATCTATACTGCGAGAGATCAAGCTCATCTTCGATTATTAAAAGAAAAGAATCCTCAATTTAACTTAGAAGGTGCCGTCATCTTTTATGTAGGACCAACTCCAAATAAGCCCAATCAAGCAGTCGGTGCAAGTGGTCCAACATCGAGTTATCGCATGGATGCTATGGCGCCTGAGTTGATGGCTAGAGGCGTTAAACTAATGATTGGTAAAGGTGATCGCTCTGAAGACTTTCGTCATGCAATGATTGAACATAACGCGTCATACTTAATTGCAACTGGCGGTGCAGGAGCTTTATTATCTAGCCGCATTAAAAACAGTAAAATTATTATGTATGAAGACTTAGGTCCAGAAGCAATCCGTGAATTAACTGTAGAATCATTTCCATGCTTTGTAGCCTATGATGTACACGGTAAAAACATATTTAAAGGAGATGCCAATGCGTAA